From Nicotiana tabacum cultivar K326 chromosome 22, ASM71507v2, whole genome shotgun sequence, one genomic window encodes:
- the LOC107774026 gene encoding premnaspirodiene oxygenase, whose amino-acid sequence MQFFNFFSLFLFVSFLFLFKKWKNSNSQTKRLPPGPWKLPILGSMLHMLGGLPHHVLRDLAKKYGPIMHLQLGEVSLVVISSPGMAKEVLKTHDLAFANRPLLVAAKIFSYNCMDIAFSPYGNYWRQMRKICLLELLSAKNVKSFNSIRQDEVHRMIKFFRSSPGKPVNVTKRISLFTNSMTCRSAFGQEYKEQDEFVQLVKKVSNLIEGFDVADIFPSLKFLHVLTGMKAKVMNTHNELDAILENIINEHKKTSKSDGESGGEGIIGVLLRLMKEGGLQFPITNDNIKAIISDIFGGGTETSSTTINWAMVEMMKNPSVFSKAQAEVREILRGKETFGEIDVEEFKYLKMVIKETFRLHPPVPLLLPRECREETDLNGYTIPLKTKVVVNVWAMGRDPKYWDDVESFKPERFEHNSMDYIGNNYEYLPFGSGRRICPGISFGLANVYFPLAQLLYHFDWKLPTEINPSELDLTEAAGAACARKNDLHLIATAYQHCEE is encoded by the exons ATGCAGTTCTTcaacttcttttcccttttcctttttgtGTCATTCCTCTTTTTATTTAAGAAATGGAAGAATTCCAATAGCCAAACCAAAAGATTGCCTCCAGGTCCATGGAAATTACCTATTCTTGGAAGCATGCTTCATATGCTAGGTGGACTTCCACATCATGTCCTTAGAGATTTAGCCAAAAAATATGGACCAATTATGCACCTTCAACTAGGCGAAGTTTCTCTGGTTGTTATTAGTTCTCCTGGGATGGCAAAAGAAGTACTAAAAACTCATGACCTCGCTTTTGCAAATAGGCCTTTACTTGTAGCTGCCAAGATTTTTTCTTATAATTGCATGGACATTGCCTTTTCTCCTTATGGCAATTACTGGAGACAAATGCGTAAAATTTGTCTCTTGGAATTGCTCAGTGCCAAAAATGTCAAGTCATTCAACTCAATTAGACAAGATGAAGTTCATCGTATGATTAAATTTTTTCGATCATCTCCTGGTAAGCCAGTTAATGTTACAAAAAGGATTTCACTTTTCACAAACTCTATGACATGTAGATCAGCATTTGGACAAGAATATAAGGAGCAAGACGAATTTGTACAACTAGTCAAAAAAGTGTCAAACTTAATAGAAGGGTTTGATGTGGCTGATATATTCCCTTCACTGAAGTTTCTTCATGTGCTCACTGGAATGAAGGCTAAAGTTATGAATACACACAATGAATTAGATGCCATTCTtgaaaatatcatcaatgagCACAAGAAGACTTCAAAAAGCGATGGTGAATCAGGAGGTGAAGGTATAATTGGTGTACTGCTAAGACTTATGAAAGAGGGAGGCCTTCAATTTCCAATCACTAACGACAACATCAAAGCTATCATTTCT GACATCTTTGGTGGGGGAACAGAAACTTCATCAACAACAATTAATTGGGCCATGGTCGAAATGATGAAGAATCCAAGTGTATTTTCCAAAGCTCAAGCAGAGGTAAGAGAAATCTTGAGAGGGAAAGAAACTTTTGGTGAAATTGATGTCGAGGAGTTCAAATACCTAAAGATGGTCATTAAAGAAACTTTCAGACTCCATCCTCCAGTACCTCTTTTGCTTCCAAGAGAATGTAGAGAAGAAACGGACTTAAACGGCTACACTATTCCATTGAAAACAAAAGTCGTGGTTAATGTTTGGGCAATGGGAAGAGATCCAAAATATTGGGATGACGTAGAAAGCTTTAAACCTGAGAGATTTGAACACAACTCTATGGATTATATTGGTAataattatgaatatcttccctTTGGTAGCGGAAGGAGAATTTGCCCCGGAATATCATTTGGTTTAGCAAATGTTTATTTTCCACTGGCTCAATTATTGTATCACTTTGACTGGAAACTCCCAACTGAAATCAATCCAAGTGAATTGGACTTGACTGAGGCGGCTGGAGCAGCTTGTGCCAGAAAGAATGACCTACACTTGATCGCAACTGCTTATCAACACTGTGAAGAGTGA